In the Bacillus shivajii genome, one interval contains:
- a CDS encoding DUF4367 domain-containing protein, whose protein sequence is MKKILMGTFLLLLLLYFFPNQSVEMSKVTTTDVEGALNDLLEFEIKTPMYLEDITWRGASITYHDDEQAKIELFGNSDENKEVAVRFVASLVELEKRETYTWEEIEINSKPGLIARPNAIFIQWEVDGPTYRLQGNNISEEKLLKITESLG, encoded by the coding sequence ATGAAGAAAATTTTAATGGGAACCTTCCTGTTATTATTACTTTTATATTTCTTTCCTAATCAATCAGTTGAGATGTCTAAGGTAACCACTACTGATGTAGAAGGTGCGTTAAATGATTTATTAGAATTTGAAATAAAAACCCCTATGTACTTAGAAGATATTACATGGAGGGGAGCTAGTATAACTTATCATGACGACGAACAAGCGAAAATTGAATTATTCGGTAATTCTGATGAAAATAAAGAAGTTGCAGTTAGGTTTGTAGCTTCACTGGTTGAGTTGGAAAAAAGAGAAACCTATACTTGGGAAGAAATCGAGATTAATAGTAAGCCTGGATTAATCGCTCGTCCAAATGCAATATTTATTCAATGGGAGGTCGACGGTCCAACATATAGACTACAAGGCAATAATATAAGTGAAGAGAAATTATTAAAAATTACAGAATCATTGGGATAA
- a CDS encoding DUF4830 domain-containing protein, with protein MREISFLIFVLFIFIIGCQDREREGIPFPKEHENHLSSYGWDIRYSHSEVYFNYQEADESIVHNQLYEHQEYVQEKKENANIDLTPYLDEPILQRGYIVEIGSLNYDWIQAYVYEADDEIIGGYLVLYRKDKNNGVPVEIPLLDYQDLVN; from the coding sequence ATGAGGGAAATCTCTTTTTTAATCTTTGTTTTATTTATATTTATCATAGGGTGCCAAGATAGAGAACGTGAAGGAATCCCTTTTCCCAAAGAGCATGAAAATCACCTATCTTCGTATGGTTGGGATATTCGATACAGTCATTCTGAAGTATATTTCAACTATCAAGAAGCTGATGAATCGATAGTGCACAATCAACTTTATGAACATCAGGAATATGTACAAGAGAAAAAAGAAAATGCCAATATTGACCTCACCCCATACTTGGATGAACCTATCTTACAAAGAGGGTATATTGTAGAAATTGGTTCTCTAAATTATGATTGGATACAAGCCTATGTTTATGAAGCAGACGATGAAATTATCGGTGGTTATTTAGTTTTGTATAGGAAAGATAAAAATAATGGGGTTCCCGTAGAAATACCATTGTTGGATTATCAGGATTTAGTGAATTAG
- a CDS encoding HIT family protein: MDNCIFCKIISKTEDANIIYENEYVCCFLDKYPINKGHILVVPKKHYQELKDVDQESLSKVILASQLVATALEKLLYTDGITIMQNNGIFKDVEHYHMHIIPRFKNDGFSWIEPDIKVSKEDFISLSDNLERTLLAE, encoded by the coding sequence ATGGATAATTGTATCTTTTGTAAAATAATCTCTAAAACTGAAGATGCTAATATAATATATGAAAATGAATATGTTTGTTGTTTTTTAGACAAATACCCTATTAATAAAGGGCACATACTCGTTGTTCCTAAGAAACATTATCAAGAATTAAAAGATGTTGACCAAGAAAGTTTGAGTAAGGTTATCCTCGCATCCCAACTAGTAGCAACTGCTCTTGAAAAGTTATTATATACAGATGGGATTACAATTATGCAAAACAATGGAATTTTTAAGGATGTTGAGCATTATCATATGCATATTATTCCTCGCTTTAAAAATGATGGATTCTCTTGGATAGAGCCTGACATTAAAGTTTCCAAAGAAGATTTTATTTCTTTAAGCGATAACTTAGAAAGAACTCTATTAGCTGAATAA
- a CDS encoding DUF6366 family protein, protein MSEGKQDKFNREESKRNPMGNFADGVNQSQVGNIGELARGGCLTNIFTLVVIILGVLFLSQCVF, encoded by the coding sequence GTGAGTGAAGGTAAGCAAGATAAATTTAATAGAGAAGAAAGTAAAAGGAATCCTATGGGGAATTTCGCTGACGGGGTAAATCAATCTCAAGTGGGGAATATCGGAGAATTAGCTAGAGGAGGTTGCTTAACCAACATATTTACACTTGTAGTAATAATTCTAGGTGTGCTATTCCTTTCACAATGTGTTTTTTAA
- a CDS encoding GNAT family N-acetyltransferase, whose translation MFTHQIDNDCYLKLLQKNDAEDLFSLIDRNREHLRKWLSWVDNVKSVEDTNNSIEKTLKQFANNQSFRAGIFYKEELAGVINFHQIDWTNKKTSIGYWLGNEYQGKGLMTKAARAFINHAFSDLKLHRVEVRCAVGNSKSRAIPEKLGFTNEGTMREAEYLYGHFVDQTIYGMTRNEWQNK comes from the coding sequence TTGTTTACACACCAAATAGATAACGATTGCTATCTAAAATTATTGCAAAAAAATGATGCTGAGGACTTATTTTCTCTTATTGACAGAAATCGAGAACATCTACGGAAATGGCTGTCTTGGGTTGATAATGTTAAAAGTGTAGAGGATACGAACAATAGTATCGAAAAGACGCTAAAACAATTTGCAAATAATCAAAGCTTTCGTGCAGGTATATTCTATAAAGAGGAATTAGCAGGGGTGATTAATTTCCATCAAATAGATTGGACGAATAAGAAAACCAGCATTGGCTATTGGTTAGGGAATGAATATCAAGGAAAAGGTTTAATGACAAAAGCTGCTCGTGCTTTTATTAATCATGCATTTTCTGACTTGAAACTTCATCGCGTTGAAGTAAGGTGTGCTGTCGGAAATTCAAAAAGTCGAGCCATACCAGAAAAGTTAGGGTTCACGAATGAAGGAACAATGAGAGAAGCGGAGTATTTGTATGGTCACTTTGTCGATCAAACAATATACGGGATGACTCGAAATGAATGGCAGAATAAATAA
- a CDS encoding tyrosine-type recombinase/integrase, whose translation MVIPLINQYKNQLLEAQTHYSEPMFYNKNGEKLNPRGLHKIFKESLVRAGLPSHRFSLHHLRHTFATLLLQENKDKVDLRTLQELLGHESLATTSMYTHIDFEQKKKAINSFLVKK comes from the coding sequence ATCGTCATTCCTTTAATTAATCAATATAAAAATCAATTACTGGAGGCTCAAACGCATTACAGCGAACCGATGTTTTACAATAAAAATGGGGAGAAATTAAACCCGCGAGGATTGCACAAAATATTTAAAGAGTCATTAGTGCGTGCTGGCTTACCTTCACACAGGTTTTCTCTTCATCATTTACGTCATACGTTTGCGACGCTCTTGCTACAAGAAAATAAAGATAAAGTGGATTTAAGGACGCTTCAAGAACTTCTCGGTCATGAAAGTCTTGCTACCACAAGTATGTATACGCATATTGATTTCGAACAAAAGAAAAAGGCGATCAACAGCTTTTTAGTCAAAAAATAA
- a CDS encoding site-specific integrase, with product MNYVQAADDYILYLEVEKNYSVNTLNSYAYDLKLFGDFLDQNNRSLMLDEITSSSVRRFVQDQVIQYEIKPRTLQRRISCLKSFTQYCLKENYMKVDFMAGIQAPKSDKKLPSYMTLPDLKKLFSSLETDERPLALRNELMFKLLATTGMRRQELVDLTWEQVDLNYKTVLIRGKGKKRASPPSSSDRHSFN from the coding sequence ATGAATTATGTACAGGCTGCCGATGACTACATTTTGTATTTGGAAGTCGAAAAAAACTATTCGGTTAATACCCTAAATAGTTACGCATACGATTTGAAGCTGTTCGGTGATTTCTTGGATCAGAACAACCGTTCGTTAATGTTAGATGAGATCACTTCATCAAGTGTCCGCCGTTTTGTCCAAGATCAAGTTATTCAATATGAAATCAAACCGAGAACCTTGCAGCGACGTATTTCTTGCTTGAAGTCTTTTACTCAATATTGTTTAAAAGAAAATTATATGAAAGTCGATTTTATGGCAGGTATTCAAGCCCCAAAATCAGATAAAAAATTGCCAAGTTACATGACATTACCCGATTTAAAGAAGCTGTTTTCTTCTCTGGAAACGGATGAACGACCGTTAGCCCTAAGGAATGAATTGATGTTCAAATTATTAGCAACAACGGGCATGCGCAGGCAAGAATTAGTCGATCTGACATGGGAGCAAGTCGATTTGAACTATAAGACGGTATTAATTCGAGGAAAAGGAAAAAAAAGAGCGTCTCCTCCCTCTTCATCCGATCGTCATTCCTTTAATTAA
- the parC gene encoding DNA topoisomerase IV subunit A has product MQEKDRYLDLPLEDVIGDRFGRYSKYIIQDRALPDARDGLKPVQRRILYAMHMDRNTADKPFRKSAKTVGNVIGNYHPHGDTSVYDAMIRQSQDWKMRHMLVEMHGNNGSIDGDPPAAMRYTEARLSAISQEMLADIEKDTVDFMPNFDDSQEEPVVLPSRFPNLLVNGSTGISSGYATDIPPHNLEEVIDAAIHQMENPNCDIDSLMNYIKGPDFPTGGTIQGIEGLKKAYESGKGKIVLRGKAEIEDVRGGKQQIVITEIPFEINKANLVKKMDELRIDKKVDGIAEVRDDTDRTGLRVVIELKKDADAKGVLNYLYKNTDLQISYNFNMVAIFNKTPKLLGLKQMLHSYVEHQKEVVTRKTTYDLTKAKERAHIVEGLIKAISVLDEVIETIRASKDKKDAKERLQEKFAFTEPQSEAIVNLQLYRLTNTDVTTLEEEAEELKKQIAKLESILSSEKNLITEIKKDLRAIKKKYADDRRTNIEAEIEDLKINLEVVVPSEDVMVTVTKDGYVKRSSLRSYTASNGEPPGMKETDRLLKTLEINTTDTLLIFTKGGSYLFLPVHQLPEARWKDNGQHVANIVSMDQDDELIEIIPVKEFKDDQFITFATKNGMIKRSILSDYQAQRHSRALMAIKLKNDDEVINVMQTDGEQDLFFATNLGYGLWYAEEEVSVTGQRTAGVKAINLKKEDYVVSCQSFHPDTPPSLLLITQRAAYKKMKLNVFEKSSRAKRGLLMLKELKRQPHRVAHLFTVTNKDIVWIKSAKEEQDSIKVKDIRFNDRYTNGSFLYDVSEGGEIIDAWVEKDVIESNNGPEENDGLTN; this is encoded by the coding sequence TTGCAAGAGAAAGATCGTTATTTAGACCTGCCTCTTGAAGATGTAATTGGAGACAGGTTTGGACGTTATAGTAAATATATAATTCAAGACCGGGCTTTACCTGATGCTCGGGACGGTTTAAAACCGGTACAACGAAGAATTTTATATGCAATGCACATGGATCGAAATACAGCAGATAAGCCGTTTCGAAAGTCTGCTAAAACAGTTGGTAATGTCATTGGTAATTATCACCCTCACGGTGATACATCTGTTTATGATGCGATGATTCGTCAAAGTCAAGATTGGAAAATGAGACATATGCTTGTTGAAATGCATGGTAACAACGGTTCAATAGATGGAGATCCACCAGCTGCAATGCGTTATACAGAAGCAAGATTATCGGCAATCTCACAAGAAATGCTTGCAGACATTGAAAAAGATACGGTTGATTTCATGCCAAACTTTGATGATTCTCAAGAAGAACCGGTCGTTCTCCCATCAAGGTTTCCGAATTTATTAGTAAATGGATCAACTGGTATTTCAAGTGGATATGCGACTGATATTCCGCCTCATAACCTTGAAGAAGTCATTGATGCTGCAATTCACCAAATGGAAAACCCAAATTGTGATATTGATTCGCTCATGAATTATATAAAAGGACCTGATTTTCCTACCGGCGGTACGATTCAAGGGATCGAAGGCTTAAAGAAAGCCTATGAATCAGGAAAAGGGAAAATCGTTTTACGAGGAAAAGCAGAAATTGAAGATGTTCGAGGTGGAAAGCAACAAATTGTTATAACAGAAATTCCATTTGAAATTAATAAAGCAAACCTTGTGAAAAAAATGGACGAGCTTAGAATTGATAAAAAAGTTGATGGCATTGCTGAAGTTAGGGATGATACGGATCGTACAGGACTTCGAGTTGTTATCGAGTTAAAAAAAGATGCCGATGCAAAAGGTGTTTTAAACTACTTATATAAAAATACAGACCTGCAAATTTCATACAACTTTAATATGGTAGCGATCTTTAATAAGACGCCTAAGCTACTAGGCTTAAAGCAAATGCTTCACTCTTATGTTGAGCACCAAAAAGAAGTTGTTACGCGAAAGACTACATATGATCTTACAAAGGCGAAAGAACGAGCGCATATTGTAGAAGGCCTAATTAAGGCAATTTCTGTTTTAGATGAAGTAATTGAAACAATTCGTGCATCAAAGGACAAAAAAGATGCTAAAGAACGTCTTCAAGAGAAATTTGCTTTTACTGAACCTCAATCAGAAGCGATCGTGAATCTACAGTTATACCGTTTAACGAATACAGATGTAACGACTCTAGAGGAAGAAGCGGAAGAATTAAAGAAGCAAATTGCGAAGCTAGAGAGTATTCTTTCTAGTGAAAAGAACTTAATTACTGAAATAAAGAAAGATCTTCGAGCAATTAAGAAAAAGTATGCTGATGACCGCCGAACAAACATTGAAGCAGAGATTGAAGATCTAAAAATTAACCTAGAAGTTGTTGTACCATCTGAGGATGTGATGGTAACAGTAACAAAAGATGGTTATGTAAAACGCTCCAGTCTTCGTTCGTACACTGCATCTAATGGAGAACCACCGGGCATGAAAGAAACAGACCGTCTGTTAAAAACGCTAGAAATTAATACAACAGATACGTTATTAATCTTTACAAAAGGCGGATCTTATTTATTTTTACCGGTCCACCAATTACCAGAAGCACGTTGGAAAGATAATGGCCAACATGTTGCTAACATCGTATCAATGGATCAAGATGACGAGTTAATAGAAATTATTCCAGTAAAAGAATTTAAAGATGATCAATTTATTACATTTGCTACGAAGAATGGTATGATAAAGCGTTCTATTTTATCAGATTATCAAGCACAGAGGCACTCGCGAGCACTAATGGCTATAAAGTTGAAAAATGATGATGAAGTAATTAATGTCATGCAAACGGATGGAGAACAAGATTTATTCTTTGCTACAAATTTAGGGTATGGTTTATGGTACGCAGAAGAAGAAGTAAGTGTAACAGGTCAGAGAACCGCAGGAGTGAAAGCAATTAACTTGAAAAAAGAAGATTATGTAGTATCATGCCAATCATTTCATCCTGATACACCACCATCATTATTGTTAATCACACAGCGAGCAGCTTATAAAAAAATGAAATTAAATGTCTTCGAAAAATCAAGCCGAGCAAAACGTGGCTTACTAATGTTAAAAGAACTTAAACGACAACCACATCGTGTCGCTCATTTATTTACGGTAACGAATAAAGATATAGTTTGGATTAAGTCAGCAAAAGAAGAGCAAGATTCAATTAAAGTAAAAGATATTCGATTTAACGATCGTTATACAAATGGATCATTTCTTTACGATGTTTCTGAAGGCGGAGAAATCATTGATGCTTGGGTAGAAAAAGATGTAATAGAAAGTAACAATGGTCCTGAAGAAAATGATGGATTAACGAATTGA
- the parE gene encoding DNA topoisomerase IV subunit B has product MAKSTFEYNDDAIQVLEGLDAVRKRPGMYIGSTDHRGLHHLVFEIVDNSVDEALAGYGNKITVKIHKDESLSVQDEGRGYPTGMHQTGRPTPEVILTVLHAGGKFGQGGYKTSGGLHGVGASVVNALSEWLEVTIYRDGNIYKQRFENGGKPVTTLEKSGKTRKTGTTVHFKPDRTIFSTTTFQYDTLAERLREAAFLLKGMEIQLIDERPNKDTTGETFKFDTGIEAFVEFLNEEKETLHTVVSFQGEHEGIEVDFAFQYNDAYTENILSFVNNVRTKDGGTHELGAKAAVTRIVNEHARKLQLLKDRDKNLDGNDIREGFTAIVSVRVPEEKLQFEGQTKGKLGTPEARAAVDNIVAEKLTFFLEENPNFSNTLIRKAVKAAQAREAARKAREDARSGKKNKRKDAMLSGKLTPAQSKNASSNELYLVEGDSAGGSAKQGRDRKFQAVLPLRGKVINTEKAKLADIMKNEEIRTIIYAIGGDVGADFDIDNINYDKIIIMTDADTDGAHIQVLLLTFFYRYMRPLVEAGRVYIALPPLYKVSKGSGKKEKVEYAWDEEGLKDAIKKIGKGYTIQRYKGLGEMDATQLWETTMNPETRTLVRVRIDDIARAERHVSTLMGDKVEPRRKWIESNVAFGLDEETNILDNDNLLVTEEE; this is encoded by the coding sequence TTGGCAAAATCTACATTTGAATATAATGATGATGCTATCCAAGTACTGGAAGGTCTAGATGCGGTAAGAAAGAGACCAGGAATGTACATTGGAAGTACTGATCATCGTGGTTTACATCATCTCGTTTTTGAGATTGTTGATAACTCCGTAGACGAGGCTCTAGCTGGATACGGGAATAAAATTACAGTGAAAATACATAAAGATGAAAGCCTAAGTGTGCAGGACGAGGGACGTGGATATCCGACAGGAATGCATCAAACAGGGCGCCCTACTCCTGAAGTTATCTTAACCGTATTACACGCAGGTGGTAAATTCGGTCAAGGCGGCTATAAAACGAGTGGAGGACTACACGGTGTAGGGGCCTCTGTCGTTAATGCTCTTTCAGAGTGGTTAGAAGTTACGATCTATCGTGATGGGAATATTTATAAACAACGGTTTGAAAATGGTGGTAAGCCAGTAACGACGTTAGAAAAGTCAGGTAAAACAAGAAAAACAGGTACCACTGTTCACTTTAAACCAGACCGCACCATTTTTAGTACGACGACATTTCAATATGACACATTAGCTGAACGTCTTCGTGAAGCTGCATTTTTGTTAAAAGGAATGGAAATACAATTAATTGATGAACGGCCAAATAAAGACACAACAGGTGAGACGTTTAAATTCGATACAGGTATTGAAGCGTTTGTCGAATTCTTAAATGAAGAGAAGGAAACGCTTCATACTGTTGTTTCTTTCCAAGGAGAGCATGAAGGAATTGAAGTTGACTTTGCCTTCCAATACAACGATGCATATACGGAGAATATTTTATCCTTTGTAAACAACGTTCGAACAAAGGACGGAGGAACCCATGAATTAGGAGCAAAGGCTGCTGTCACAAGGATCGTAAATGAACATGCTCGAAAATTACAGTTATTAAAAGACCGTGATAAAAACTTAGATGGAAACGATATTCGTGAAGGGTTTACTGCAATTGTTTCTGTACGTGTGCCAGAAGAAAAGCTCCAGTTTGAAGGGCAAACGAAAGGAAAGCTTGGCACACCTGAAGCGAGAGCCGCAGTAGATAATATCGTTGCAGAAAAGTTAACGTTCTTCTTAGAAGAAAACCCTAATTTTAGTAATACACTCATTCGTAAAGCTGTAAAAGCAGCGCAAGCAAGGGAAGCTGCAAGAAAAGCACGTGAAGATGCTAGAAGCGGTAAGAAAAATAAGCGTAAAGATGCGATGCTAAGTGGTAAATTAACCCCTGCACAATCTAAAAATGCAAGCAGCAATGAACTGTATTTGGTTGAGGGTGACTCGGCGGGCGGGTCAGCAAAGCAAGGGCGTGACCGTAAATTCCAAGCTGTCCTTCCATTACGTGGTAAAGTAATCAATACAGAAAAAGCTAAACTAGCTGATATCATGAAAAATGAAGAGATACGAACAATCATTTATGCAATTGGTGGAGATGTTGGGGCAGACTTTGATATTGATAATATCAACTACGATAAGATCATCATTATGACGGATGCGGATACAGATGGTGCGCATATTCAAGTATTACTGCTCACATTCTTTTATCGATATATGCGCCCACTCGTAGAAGCAGGGAGAGTATATATTGCATTGCCTCCTTTATATAAAGTGAGTAAAGGGTCAGGAAAAAAAGAAAAAGTTGAATATGCCTGGGATGAAGAAGGACTTAAAGATGCTATCAAAAAAATTGGTAAAGGATATACCATACAGCGTTATAAAGGTCTTGGTGAAATGGACGCCACGCAATTATGGGAAACAACGATGAATCCCGAAACGAGAACACTTGTCCGTGTTCGAATTGATGATATTGCAAGAGCAGAACGGCATGTATCAACGTTAATGGGTGATAAAGTTGAACCACGTAGGAAGTGGATTGAATCAAATGTTGCGTTTGGTTTAGATGAAGAAACAAATATACTAGACAATGATAATTTACTTGTCACAGAGGAGGAGTAA
- a CDS encoding CoA-binding protein, with protein MENPNQEEIKRILTNAKRIAIVGLSGNSERTSYQIGEALQNAGYEIIPVNPNVDEVLGVKAISSLKELEEPVDIINVFRRSEFLPDVAKDAEGVQADVFWTQLGLYNEEAYEIAKRSGFTVVMDRCIKVDHAVLVK; from the coding sequence ATGGAAAATCCAAATCAAGAAGAGATTAAAAGAATTTTAACAAATGCGAAGAGAATTGCTATCGTTGGATTGTCAGGCAATTCAGAGCGAACTTCTTATCAAATTGGTGAAGCATTACAAAACGCAGGTTATGAAATAATTCCTGTAAATCCAAACGTTGATGAAGTGTTAGGTGTAAAAGCTATATCGTCTTTAAAAGAGCTTGAGGAACCTGTTGATATTATCAATGTTTTTAGGAGAAGTGAATTTTTACCTGACGTTGCAAAAGATGCCGAAGGGGTACAAGCTGACGTATTTTGGACACAACTTGGCTTGTACAATGAAGAAGCATATGAAATTGCGAAACGATCTGGATTTACTGTAGTAATGGACCGCTGTATTAAAGTCGATCATGCTGTGTTAGTTAAGTAA
- a CDS encoding universal stress protein: MFQHILLAADGSKHSERAAEKAISIAKLVKNSKITLIQVIDELPSNFKMLDEEMIPQKVTNEQKEKIYTIETSVRKAGITIEVKHLLGEPGPTIVREANDNDYDLVVIGSRGLNQFQQMVLGSVSHKVAKRVKVPVMIIK; this comes from the coding sequence ATGTTTCAGCATATATTATTAGCGGCAGATGGTTCAAAACATTCAGAACGAGCAGCAGAAAAAGCAATCTCCATTGCAAAGCTGGTGAAAAATTCAAAAATAACACTAATACAGGTGATTGATGAATTACCTTCAAATTTTAAAATGCTTGATGAAGAAATGATCCCCCAAAAAGTTACAAATGAGCAAAAGGAAAAGATTTATACCATCGAAACCAGCGTGCGCAAAGCAGGAATTACTATTGAAGTGAAACATTTATTGGGTGAGCCAGGACCAACAATCGTACGTGAAGCAAATGACAATGATTATGATCTTGTTGTCATCGGAAGTCGCGGACTAAACCAGTTTCAGCAAATGGTTTTAGGTAGTGTTAGTCATAAAGTGGCAAAACGAGTCAAAGTACCTGTAATGATTATAAAGTAA
- a CDS encoding ABC transporter permease/substrate-binding protein, with amino-acid sequence MEQFWRLTLDRHDLLIDALWEHIHMSLISLLLAVFIAVPLGIYLSKRKRFAEPIIGTSAVLQTIPSLALLGFMIPLMGIGTAPAIVALTVYALLPILRNTYTGINEVDPSLMEASRGMGMGTLKQLHKIELPLAIPMIMAGIRTSMVLIIGTATLAALIGAGGLGDLIMLGIQRNNSYYILLGAIPAAALALFFDAILRLTEKWSAGRSIKPFALVVIIAVFTVFSPHIYGLFDNTDHDQDTIVIGGKLGAEPEIVINMYKLLIEQESDLIVDLEPRLGNTDIVFQALVNDDLDAYFEFTGTAIANLLDEQLESNKPHEAYEQAREGMYKEYNLIFLEPFGYQNTYALAVTEEVAEDFRLETVTDLLDVEDELTAGFTHEFSDRMDGYLGIQELYGLDLGNVQTMDAGLRSGALVSGDVQMIDAYSTDAYMIEYNLVVLEDDKNFFPPYNGAPLFREDTLEEHPEIVDILNMLSGKITEREMQEMNYRVDYEDEDAYIVAKEYLEKEGLLAE; translated from the coding sequence ATGGAACAGTTTTGGCGTTTGACCCTTGACCGTCACGACCTTCTGATCGATGCACTGTGGGAACACATTCACATGTCCCTTATTTCTTTACTATTAGCCGTTTTTATCGCTGTCCCTCTCGGAATATACTTATCAAAAAGGAAACGTTTTGCTGAGCCAATAATAGGGACCTCAGCTGTACTTCAAACCATACCGAGTTTAGCATTGTTAGGGTTTATGATTCCTTTAATGGGAATAGGTACTGCTCCTGCTATCGTTGCATTGACTGTATATGCACTTTTGCCGATTTTAAGAAATACGTATACAGGAATCAATGAAGTTGATCCTTCGTTAATGGAAGCATCACGAGGCATGGGAATGGGAACATTAAAGCAATTACATAAGATTGAACTCCCCCTAGCAATACCGATGATCATGGCGGGTATAAGGACATCTATGGTTTTAATTATCGGTACAGCTACTCTTGCTGCTCTAATAGGTGCAGGTGGTCTAGGGGATCTTATTATGTTAGGTATACAAAGAAACAATAGCTACTATATTTTACTAGGGGCCATACCTGCAGCAGCACTTGCACTTTTCTTTGATGCTATATTAAGACTTACAGAAAAATGGTCTGCCGGTCGATCAATTAAACCGTTTGCACTTGTAGTAATTATTGCTGTATTTACCGTGTTCAGCCCACACATTTACGGGCTTTTTGACAATACTGATCATGATCAAGATACGATCGTTATTGGTGGTAAGTTAGGTGCTGAACCTGAAATTGTCATAAACATGTATAAATTATTAATTGAACAAGAGTCAGATCTTATTGTGGATTTAGAACCACGTCTCGGAAATACTGATATCGTTTTTCAAGCTTTAGTAAATGATGATTTGGATGCTTACTTTGAATTTACCGGTACAGCAATCGCTAATTTACTAGATGAACAGTTAGAAAGTAATAAACCTCATGAGGCTTATGAACAAGCAAGAGAAGGGATGTATAAGGAATATAACCTGATCTTTCTCGAACCTTTTGGATATCAAAATACGTATGCATTAGCTGTCACAGAAGAAGTAGCAGAAGATTTTCGTTTAGAGACAGTTACTGACCTCTTAGACGTTGAAGATGAACTAACTGCTGGCTTTACACATGAGTTTTCTGACAGGATGGATGGGTATTTAGGTATACAAGAGTTATATGGATTAGATTTAGGTAACGTCCAAACGATGGATGCAGGATTACGGTCAGGAGCACTTGTATCAGGTGATGTGCAAATGATAGATGCATATTCAACTGACGCTTATATGATTGAATACAATCTTGTTGTTTTAGAAGATGATAAAAATTTTTTCCCGCCGTATAATGGCGCTCCCTTATTTAGGGAGGACACTCTAGAAGAACATCCGGAAATCGTTGATATATTAAACATGCTCTCTGGTAAAATAACAGAAAGAGAAATGCAAGAAATGAATTACCGAGTTGATTATGAAGATGAAGATGCATACATTGTTGCAAAAGAGTATTTAGAAAAAGAAGGATTACTTGCAGAATAA